The sequence TTGAACATCACTTTTCGTCCAAAGATTTTAAATTATTGGAAAAAGCGGCAATAGTGGCATTTAAATTAGGTTATGAAGTGCACGATGCTGAAGAGCTAGAAATTGAAGATGGTACGGTATTGATGTGTTGTGATGTCTATCGAGATAGTGCACTTGATGCAGAATTAATTAATAAACAAGTTGTGCAATTGATGATGTTAACGGAAAAAATTGGTATTAACTACGATGGTTGGGGTACCTTCTTTGAAGATCCTAATTATGATGATGCAGAAGAAAAGCCCGTTGAACCGAAAGCATTACATTAGAATCAAATTGTTAGAGTGGACAAGAATTATTAATCAGCTGATAATGCGGATTAAGCTGAGTAAGTAATGGTTAGAGTAAGTTTGTGAGTAAACAACACTGCTACATTAGGTAGTAGTGTTGTTACTTCTTCATAGTGAGCTAATAGTTGCTTTTTGATTAGTCAGTTTCTGTTTTGCTGCTAATTGAATTGCTAAGCGTTCACGCTCTTTTTCAACAACCGCAGCAGGTGCTCGGCCGACAAAACTATCATTAGCTAATTTGTTTTCAATCGCTGCTATCTCTTTGGCCAGTTTATCCAGCTCTTTATCTAGCCGTGCTAATTCGGCATCTTTATCGACTAAATCTGCCATTGGGATCAACACTTCCGCGCCATCTATCAGTTTAGTCACAGCAAGGGGGGTTGGTTGCAGTTCAGCCAAAATAGTAATTGAGCTAAGACGAGCCATCGCTTGAATAAAATTCAGATTTTCTGTCACACGTCGTTTTGTTGCAGGGTTAGCGCCGCGTAATAACAGATCTAATGACTTGGCGGGTGAAATATTCATTTCTGCCCGAATGTTTCGTATAGCGTTAATGAGCTCTTTGATCCATTCCAAATCATGGCGTGCGGCTTCATCAACCTTGTTGGCCTCAAAGATTGGAAAAGGTTGTAACATGATAGTGTCTTGTGAGATGCCCTTAACCACTTTCACCCGCTGCCAAATAGTCTCGGTAATAAATGGAATAATAGGATGCGCCAGCCGTAATAAGTTTTCCAGTATTTCAATCAAGGTATAACGTGTCGCACGAATTTCTGCCTCATTTCCCTTATGAATCGCGGGCTTAGACAGTTCTAAATACCAATCGCAAAATTGGTTCCAGGTAAATTCATACAAAATATTGGCAGCCATATCAAAGCGATAAGAATCTAGTGCTTCACGATACAGTTTTACCGTTTGGTTAAATTCTGCCATGATCCAGCGATCAGCCAGCGAAAAAATCATTTTTCCACCATGCTGACCACAATCTTGTCCTTCAGTATTCATCAAGACATAACGACTCGCATTCCACAGTTTATTACAGAAATTGCGATAACCAGTAAGGCGTTTCATATCCCAATTGATGTCTCGCCCGGTCGATGCTAATGCTGCCAGTGTAAAGCGTAAAGCGTCGGTACCATGTGCTTCAATACCATTCGGATATTCTTTACGCGTACGTTTAGCAATTTTTTTAGCTAATTGGGGCTGCATCATATTGCCAGTACGTTTCGTCACTAGATCTTCCAAGGAGATACCATCGATCATATCGAGCGGATCGATGACATTGCCTTTGGATTTTGACATTTTTTGCCCTTCTTCATCCCGGATCAGGCCTGTCATGTAGACGGTTTTAAAAGGAATTTGCCCTTGGCCATTTTCATCTTTGATGAAATACATCGTCAGCATGATCATGCGGGCTATCCAGAAAAAGATAATATCAAAGCCACTAACTAACACATCGGTGGGATGAAAAGTTTTTAACGCTTCACTATTTTCTGGCCAACCTAATGTTGAGAAGGTCCACAGACCGGAAGAGAACCAAGTATCTAATACATCTTCATCCTGATGTAGACTAATGTCAGCACTGAGATTGTTCGTTTGACGAACTTCATCTTCGTCATGACCGACATAGACATTACCGACTTCATCATACCAAGCGGGAATTCGATGCCCCCACCATAATTGGCGTGAAATACACCAATCTTGGATATCCTGCATCCAGGAAAAATACATATTCTCATACTGTTTAGGAACAAACTGAATACGGCCATCTTTTACCGCCGCAATGGCTTGTTCTGCTAATGGTAGAGTACGAACGTACCATTGATCAGTCAGCATAGGTTCAATAACAACGCCGCCACGATCGCCATAAGGAATAGTAAGTTGATGTGGCTTTATGGCAACTAATAATCCTAGTTTTTCTAATTCGCTTACCATTGCCTTACGAGCAGCAAAGCGCTCTATTCCTTGGTAGGATGCAGGGATTGTCGTTGTATAAATCGTGCTAGGGTTGCCAGCGCTGTCAAATACTTCAGCTTGTTGGCGGATATGTCCATTGAAATCGAAAATATTGATCATTGGCAACTGATGACGTTTACCCACTTCATAGTCGTTAAAATCGTGCGCTGGGGTGATCTTCACACAGCCGGTGCCTTTTTCCATATCGGCGTGTTCATCACCGACAATAGGAATACGACGATTAACCAAAGGTAGTAAAATTTGTTTGCCAATTAAATTCTTGTAGCGTGGATCGGCGGGATTAACTGCCACGCCCGTATCACCAAGCATGGTTTCTGGTCGAGTAGTAGCAACAACCAGGTAATCTTGGCCTTCCGCCGTTTTTACACCATCAGCCAGGGGATAACGTAAATGCCACATAAAACCGTTAACTTCTCGATTTTCAACTTCTAAATCAGAAATAGCGGTATGCAGTTTAGGATCCCAGTTGACTAATCGTTTGCCGCGATAAATAAGATCATCTTGATAGAGCCGAATAAATGCTTCTTTTACTGCTT is a genomic window of Arsenophonus apicola containing:
- the rraB gene encoding ribonuclease E inhibitor RraB, which encodes MLLDKKAVAEQRAETHSIIEELLEDGSDPNALYEIEHHFSSKDFKLLEKAAIVAFKLGYEVHDAEELEIEDGTVLMCCDVYRDSALDAELINKQVVQLMMLTEKIGINYDGWGTFFEDPNYDDAEEKPVEPKALH
- a CDS encoding valine--tRNA ligase, with amino-acid sequence MEKKPANQTQSEPSLDKTYQPAAIEQPLYAHWEKNGYFAPHGDNSKQSFCIVIPPPNVTGNLHMGHAFQQTIMDTLIRYQRMQGKNTLWQSGTDHAGIATQMVVERKIAAEENKTRHDYGREAFIEKIWQWKAESGGNISQQMRRLGDSVDWQRERFTMDEGLSKAVKEAFIRLYQDDLIYRGKRLVNWDPKLHTAISDLEVENREVNGFMWHLRYPLADGVKTAEGQDYLVVATTRPETMLGDTGVAVNPADPRYKNLIGKQILLPLVNRRIPIVGDEHADMEKGTGCVKITPAHDFNDYEVGKRHQLPMINIFDFNGHIRQQAEVFDSAGNPSTIYTTTIPASYQGIERFAARKAMVSELEKLGLLVAIKPHQLTIPYGDRGGVVIEPMLTDQWYVRTLPLAEQAIAAVKDGRIQFVPKQYENMYFSWMQDIQDWCISRQLWWGHRIPAWYDEVGNVYVGHDEDEVRQTNNLSADISLHQDEDVLDTWFSSGLWTFSTLGWPENSEALKTFHPTDVLVSGFDIIFFWIARMIMLTMYFIKDENGQGQIPFKTVYMTGLIRDEEGQKMSKSKGNVIDPLDMIDGISLEDLVTKRTGNMMQPQLAKKIAKRTRKEYPNGIEAHGTDALRFTLAALASTGRDINWDMKRLTGYRNFCNKLWNASRYVLMNTEGQDCGQHGGKMIFSLADRWIMAEFNQTVKLYREALDSYRFDMAANILYEFTWNQFCDWYLELSKPAIHKGNEAEIRATRYTLIEILENLLRLAHPIIPFITETIWQRVKVVKGISQDTIMLQPFPIFEANKVDEAARHDLEWIKELINAIRNIRAEMNISPAKSLDLLLRGANPATKRRVTENLNFIQAMARLSSITILAELQPTPLAVTKLIDGAEVLIPMADLVDKDAELARLDKELDKLAKEIAAIENKLANDSFVGRAPAAVVEKERERLAIQLAAKQKLTNQKATISSL